One Malus domestica chromosome 11, GDT2T_hap1 genomic region harbors:
- the LOC103448227 gene encoding PH, RCC1 and FYVE domains-containing protein 1-like, translating to MSRTDRMGSDLSRTGPVERDIEQAITALKKGAYLLKYGRRGKPKFCPFRLSNDESVLIWFSGKEEKHLKLNHVSRIISGQRTPIFQRYPRPEKEYQSFSLIYNERSLDLICKDKDEAEVWFSGLKALISRSHHRKWRTESRSDGIPSEANSPRTYTRRSSPLNSPFGSNDSLQKDSADHLRLRSPYESPPKNGLDKALSDVILYAVPPKGFFPSDSASASVHSVSSGGSDSVHGQMKAMAMDAVRVSLSSAVSSSSQGSGHDDGDALGDVFMWGEGTGDGVVGGGSHRVGSCLGAKMDSLLPKALESKVVLDVQNIACGGRHAALVTKQGEIFSWGEESGGRLGHGVDVDVLQPKLIDALSNINIELVACGEYHTCAVTLSGDLYTWGDGTYNFGLLGHGNEVSHWVPKRVNGPLEAMHVSSISCGPWHTAVVTSAGQLFTFGDGTFGVLGHGDRKSVSIPREVESLKGLRTVRAACGAWHTAAVVEVMVGNSSASNCSLGKLFTWGDGDKGRLGHGDKEAKLVPTCVAALVESNFCRVACGHSMTVARTTSGHVYTMGSPVYGQLGNPQADGKLPTRVEGKLSKSFVEEIACGAYHVAVLTSRTEVYTWGKGANGRLGHGNIDDRNSPTLVEALKDKQVKSIACGANFTAVICLHKWVSGVDQSMCSGCRVPFNFKRKRHNCYNCGLVFCHSCSSKKSLKASMAPNPSKPYRVCDNCFNKLRKAAETDTSLPTSISRRGSINQGSNEVIDKDDKLDSRSRVQLARFSSMESLKHVETRSSKKNKKLEFNSSRVSPVPNGGSQWGALNISKPFNPVFGSSKKFFSASVPGSRIISRATSPISRRPSPPRSTTPTPTLGGLTSPKIVVDDAKRTNEGLRQEVIKLRSQVESLTQKAQLQEVELERTTKQLKEAIAIAGAETAKCKAAKEVIQSLTAQLKDMAERLPVGAVRNIKSPSLASSLGSDPSNEVPIPSTDRLNGQLTFQEPDSNEPNSQLFSNGSNTTSNRNSGHNKQGHLDVATRNGNKIKENESHHESEWVEQDEPGVYITLTSLPGGAKDLKRVRFSRKRFSEKQAEQWWAENRARVYEQYNVRTVDKSSVGVGSEDLAH from the exons ATGTCGCGGACCGATAGAATGGGTTCGGATCTTAGCAGGACCGGCCCCGTCGAAAGAGACATCGAGCAG GCTATTACTGCTCTAAAGAAAGGGGCATACTTGCTCAAGTATGGAAGAAGGGGGAAGCCTAAGTTTTGTCCATTTCGTCTTTCCAAT GATGAATCCGTTCTAATCTGGTTCTCTGGGAAAGAGGAAAAGCACCTTAAGCTAAACCACGTGTCTAGAATTATTTCTGGACAAAGGACT CCAATCTTTCAAAGGTATCCACGGCCTGAGAAGGAGTACCAGTCATTTTCTTTAATATATAATGAGAGGTCACTAGATTTG ATTTGCAAAGATAAAGATGAAGCTGAGGTTTGGTTTAGTGGCTTAAAAGCATTGATATCCCGCAGCCATCATCGAAAATGGAGAACAGAGTCAAGGAGTGATGGAATTCCATCTGAAGCAAATAGTCCTAGAACATACACGCGGAGAAGCTCTCCTCTAAATTCTCCATTTGGTAGTAATGATAGCTTACAGAAG GATAGTGCAGATCACCTTCGCCTTCGTAGTCCGTATGAAAGTCCTCCTAAAAATGGTCTGGATAAGGCACTTTCAGATGTGATACTGTATGCTGTTCCTCCCAAGGGTTTCTTCCCTTCAGATTCGGCCAGTGCTTCCGTACATTCTGTGTCATCTGGGGGCTCAGACAGTGTACATGGGCAGATGAAGGCAATGGCAATGGATGCTGTTAGAGTTAGTCTATCCAGTGCTGTTAGCTCATCAAGCCAAGGTTCTGGTCATGATGATGGTGATGCGTTGGGAGATGTTTTCATGTGGGGAGAAGGCACAGGAGATGGTGTTGTGGGTGGTGGTTCTCATAGAGTTGGAAGCTGTCTTGGTGCAAAAATGGATTCTTTGTTGCCCAAAGCCTTAGAATCTAAAGTTGTACTTGACGTCCAAAACATTGCCTGTGGTGGTAGGCATGCTGCTTTAGTAACTAAGCAAGGGGAGATTTTCTCTTGGGGAGAGGAATCGGGGGGCAGGCTTGGGCATGGTGTGGATGTTGACGTTTTGCAACCAAAGCTCATTGATGCACTTAGCAATATCAACATTGAGCTTGTTGCTTGTGGTGAGTACCATACTTGTGCTGTTACGCTTTCTGGTGATCTGTACACATGGGGTGATGGAACTTACAATTTCGGTCTACTTGGACATGGAAATGAAGTGAGCCATTGGGTCCCCAAAAGAGTAAATGGACCCTTGGAGGCTATGCATGTCTCATCCATATCTTGTGGACCCTGGCACACAGCCGTAGTAACTTCTGCTGGGCAGTTGTTTACTTTTGGTGATGGTACATTTGGTGTTCTTGGCCATGGTGATCGGAAAAGTGTTTCAATTCCCAGGGAAGTGGAATCCCTGAAGGGCCTTCGCACTGTGCGAGCAGCTTGTGGTGCTTGGCATACTGCTGCAGTTGTAGAAGTCATGGTTGGGAATTCAAGTGCCAGCAACTGTTCATTAGGAAAGCTGTTCACTTGGGGAGATGGTGATAAGGGTAGGCTTGGGCATGGTGACAAGGAAGCAAAACTTGTGCCTACCTGTGTTGCCGCTCTTGTTGAATCCAATTTTTGTCGAGTTGCTTGTGGACATAGTATGACAGTTGCTCGTACAACATCTGGTCACGTCTACACAATGGGAAGTCCTGTTTATGGCCAGTTAGGAAATCCTCAAGCTGATGGAAAGCTTCCAACTCGAGTTGAGGGAAAGCTCTCCAAGAGTTTTGTGGAAGAGATTGCTTGTGGTGCCTATCATGTTGCAGTTTTAACTTCAAGAACTGAAGTGTATACTTGGGGAAAAGGAGCAAATGGTCGTTTAGGTCATGGGAATATAGATGATCGGAATTCCCCAACATTAGTTGAAGCTCTGAAAGATAAGCAAGTCAAAAGTATTGCTTGCGGTGCTAATTTTACTGCAGTTATATGCCTTCATAAATGGGTTTCAGGAGTTGATCAGTCAATGTGTTCGGGCTGCCGGGTTccatttaattttaaaagaaaacgcCATAATTGTTATAATTGTGGGCTTGTGTTTTGTCATTCTTGCAGCAGTAAGAAATCACTCAAAGCTTCCATGGCACCAAATCCTAGCAAACCTTATCGTGTCTGTgataattgttttaataaactGAGAAAAGCTGCTGAAACTGATACTTCATTACCAACATCTATAAGCAGAAGAGGAAGTATCAATCAGGGTTCAAATGAGGTTATTGATAAAGATGATAAGTTGGACTCCAGATCTCGTGTGCAACTTGCCAGGTTTTCTTCAATGGAATCTCTGAAGCATGTGGAAACCCGttcatcaaagaaaaataagaaactagAATTTAACAGCAGTCGAGTCTCACCTGTTCCAAATGGAGGATCACAGTGGGGAGCTCTTAATATTTCTAAACCTTTTAATCCAGTATTTGGGTCATCCAAGAAGTTTTTCTCAGCCTCTGTTCCTGGATCAAGAATTATTTCTCGAGCTACATCCCCAATTTCAAGGCGCCCCAGCCCACCTCGTTCTACAACACCAACTCCAACTCTGGGAGGACTCACATCGCCAAAGATTGTTGTAGATGATGCTAAAAGGACAAATGAAGGCCTCAGACAGGAGGTTATCAAACTAAGATCACAG GTTGAAAGTCTTACTCAAAAAGCCCAACTACAAGAAGTTGAGCTGGAACGAACAACTAAACAGCTGAAGGAAGCAATAGCAATTGCAGGTGCAGAGACTGCAAAATGCAAAGCAGCAAAGGAAGTGATCCAGTCACTTACTGCCCAA TTGAAGGACATGGCTGAAAGGCTGCCTGTTGGAGCAGTACGGAATATCAAATCAccctctctagcttcttccttGGGTTCTGATCCTTCCAACGAAGTTCCTATTCCTTCGACTGACCGATTGAATGGTCAATTAACATTCCAAGAACCAGACTCCAATGAACCAAACAGTCAGTTGTTTTCTAATGGGTCCAACACCACCAGTAACCGCAATTCAGGTCACAACAAACAAGGACATCTAGATGTGGCAACCAGAAATGGgaacaaaattaaagaaaacgAATCTCATCATGAATCTGAATGGGTTGAGCAAGATGAGCCTGGTGTATATATCACACTTACTTCCCTACCGGGAGGCGCCAAGGATCTCAAGCGAGTTCGTTTCAG TCGGAAGCGATTTAGTGAGAAACAAGCAGAACAGTGGTGGGCAGAGAACCGAGCAAGAGTATATGAACAATACAATGTGCGCACAGTAGACAAGTCTAGTGTAGGCGTTGGGAGCGAGGACTTGGCTCACTGA